GAGACTTCCTGCTCGTGCGTGAGACTGTCTTCCACGCCGCTGTCGTCGCCGTCCGTGAGGACTTCGGCGGGGACCGGCGTGGTGTTCTCGCGTTCACCAGGCGCCCGGTCGAGCGGAATGTGATGCGCGCCTTCCACGTCGGCCTGCCAGCGCCAGAGCGTTTCCAGATCGACGCCCAGTTGTGCGGCCAGTTCACGGTCTTCCGGTGCGCGGCCACTCACCCGCTGGAAGGCTTCGCGCGCGGCCGTGATTTCCCGCGTCTTGCGACGGATGGAGCGCGGCACGTGATCCTGCTTGCGCAGTTCATCGAGAATCGCACCGCGGATGCGGGGCGCCGCGAAGGTGCTGAAGGCCAGTCCACGCGAGGCGTCGAATCCTTCGAGCGCGGTCATCAGACCGATGGTTCCGGCGCTCACCAGTTCGTCGAAGTCCGCGCGCACGGCGAGTGTGCGGGAGACCTGACGGGCCACATGATGCACGAGGCCAAGATGCTCTTCGAGCAGACGGTCACGGGCAGTCTGATTGCCTGCCTGATACGACTGCCAGAGCTTGTTGTTCATGGCGACGGATCCCTGGGAAGGAGCGAATTGCACGATCAAACACCGGAACGTGAAAGGGGGCGGGCAGTCAACGCGCGCGTCACGACATCGTGCGCGGCAACGGCTGCTGGCGATCCAACGGCCGCATCGGGAAACGGCATCCCTTTGCGGAGTGCGGCGTCGAGCGTCGGGTCTGCGGGGATTGCACCGGCAAGACGCAGCGAGAGTCCGAGGAACTGGCGGGCACCGGTATCGATGGCATCGAAGCAACGCGTGGCGTCGCTCCCTTCCAGTCGATTGACGAGTACCTCCACCGGAAGGGCACCATGCCTGGCCGCGACGGCCTTGCAGAGCGCGTACGTCGCGGCGAGACCCACGGGGTCCGATCCCGAGGCGATGGCCATCAACCGCTCACCCGAATGGGGCGTGATCGCGGCCAGCACCGATTCGAGACGGGATCCGCAGTCGATCACCACCAGATCCATGCCTTCGGTGAGGCTGCCGAGTCGACGGAGACAGGCCTTGCGTTCGGCCGCGGTGAGCGCAGGCGCGCCCTCGGTGGCCCGGCGGGCCGCGCCGCCAGCCACCAGCGTCAGCGTGGCGCTCACGGGTGTGGCCACGTCGGCCGGGGTAGCCCGGCCTCCACGCAGATCCTGCCACGTGGCGCGTGGACTCACGCCCAACGTCATGGCCAGCGGTCCGACAAAATCGTCGGCGTCGATGAGCAGCACGCGATGACCTTCTCCCGCGGCGGCCACGGCCAGCAATGCCGACAGCAGTGTGGTGCCCGACCCTCCCCGGCCACTCGCGCAGAGCAGTGTGGTCGGACCGATGGCATCACCACCGCCCGTGCGCTTCACCCCACCGGTCGATGCCAGGGCATCGGCCTGTGAGCGTGGTGAGGGAGACGCCGTTCCACCGGCGGTGGGCACCAAAAGCGGCAGACTCATGCCGGTGTCCAATCCGGTTCGGCGTCGGCACCGAGGCCGAGGGTGCGCAGGAGACGCGGCATGCCGGGCTTGAGATCGGCCGGCACATCCTGCCCGTCCGTCACCCAGCGGGTGGGCATACCGAGGGACAAGGCCAGATCGGTCACGCCCGTCTCACGCGGCACTTCGTCCAGCTTGGACAACAACACATGCGTGGCGCCGCAGTGCGCGCGCGTGCCACGATAGGCCCGGCCGATGTCCACGGCGAGATCGGCCCGCAGCGACGCCGGCAACACGAGATGCACCTCATCGGGCGCGATGGTGTCAAGCAGCGAACGCCAACGCTCGGTGAGCTCCGCACTGGCCGGACTGCGTCCCGGCGTGTCCACGAGGACCACATCGCAGGTCTGCGACAGGCGCTTCATCGCCGCGTCCACTTCCTTCGCGTCGTACACCACTTCGAACGGCACATCGGCCAGTTCGGCGTAGGTCGCGAGCTGCTCCATGCCGCCCACGCGATACGTGTCGATGGTGAGCAGGCCGGGACGCGCCGCGCCGAACATGCCGCGTCGCACGGCCAGCTTCGCCGCTGTGGTGGTCTTGCCCGCGCCGGTGGGTCCCACGAGGGCGATGCAATACGGACGGCCGTCGACCTTGCGCAGCTTGGGCGGCAGTGGCAGCGGTTCGAGCCGGGCGCGCACCCGATCGATCGTGGCACTGGGCGCCGCCAGCACCTCCACCATCGGGATGCCTTCGTCACGCACCGTGCGGGTGTGCAGGATCATCACGTCGTCGCCGAGCAGGCGGCGCGCCCGATCGGCCACGCGTGAGAGATCGGCGCCGCGGAATCGCTCCATCGGCGCGTGATACGAGGCCAGCGATGCCGTGAATGACGCCGGAGACGGTGCGAAAAAAGGCGTATGATCAGCCATGGGACATCTCCCAGGTCGCGACACTGCTCAGCGTGATCTGCGCGGGCAGTTCGGCGAGTGAAACCACCGGCAGGTTCGGCAGCACCGGTTCGATGAGACGCCGCACACCCACCCGCAACGATGGCGGCGTGATGAGCGGCAACGGACGGCCATCCACCGCATAGGTGGTGGCGAGATGATTGAGATCGCGCAGCATGCCGGCCAGCGATTCCGGCGTGAGCACCGGTGCGTTGGGTTGCGACGCGCGCGGCGAGAAGAGACCGACCAGCGCCGACTCGAGACGCGGTCCGATGGTGATGCCACGCACCGTGCCGGTCTGATCGGCGAAGATGCGTGCGATGACGTTGGTGAGCGCCCGGCGCACCACTTCCGTGAGTGCTTCGGGGTCCTTGGTGGTTTCGGCGCCGTCGCCCAGGGCCTCGAGAATGGTGACCAGATCGCGGATGGGCACCCGCTCGCGCAGGAGGCGTTGCAGCACCCGATGCAGCACGCTCAGCGACACCTTGCCAGGAATGATTTCGTCCACGAGCGCGGGGTGCGACTTCTTGAGCGTCTCCACCATCTCCTGCACTTCCTGACGACCCAGGAGCTCGGACGCGCTCGACTTGAGCGTTTCGAGCAGATGCGTGGCCACGACGGTGGTGGGTTCGACCACCACGTATCCCAGCGCTTCGGCCTCGGTGCGACGTGCCGAGGCGACCCAGCGCGCGGGCATGCCGAACGAGGGGTCCACCGTTTCCATGCCATCGATCTCGGCCACCACACCACCGGTGTTCAGGGCCATCAGGAACCGCGGCAGCACTTCGGCACGCGCGACTTCGGAGCCGCGCAGTTTGATGATGTATTCGTTGGCCGGCAGACGGATGTCGTCGCGGATGCGGATGGGTGGAATGAGGATGCCCAGTTCCAGCGCGGCCTGTTTGCGCAGCAGCGAGATGCGTTCGAGGAGATCGCCACCCTGACTCTCGTCCACGAGCGGAATGAGCGCGTAACCCACTTCGAGTTCGATGGGATCGATCTGCAGCAGATCGCGCATCGGATCGGGCGGTGGCGGCGGTTCTTCCACTTCCACCGGCTTGCTGAGCGTCGCGAGTTCGAGACGACGCACTTCAGCCTTGGCCGACGTCCGTGCGAGTGCCGCGGCACCGCCGGCCATGGCCAGGAACGGAAACATCGGCAGTCCGGGGATGAGCG
The sequence above is drawn from the Gemmatimonas aurantiaca genome and encodes:
- the flhA gene encoding flagellar biosynthesis protein FlhA codes for the protein MTSAALPIPATSAGAKKAEIAIALVVVFVIALIVVPLPPVLLDLCLAASIGLSLVVLLVSLYTTNPLDFSSFPALLLLLTLFRMGLNVSSTRLILTQAHAGKVIEAFGQFVIGGNYAVGIVIFLILTGINFIVITKGAGRIAEVAARFTLDAMPGKQMAIDADLSAGLIDEKEARTRRDEIARTADFYGAMDGASKYVKGDAILGILVVIVNIVGGIFIGVIQRGMDIGKAAGTYTLLTVGDGLVTQVPALIISTAAGLMVTAATNTDKMGAVLSKQLGTHPRAMWIAAGVLGSFALIPGLPMFPFLAMAGGAAALARTSAKAEVRRLELATLSKPVEVEEPPPPPDPMRDLLQIDPIELEVGYALIPLVDESQGGDLLERISLLRKQAALELGILIPPIRIRDDIRLPANEYIIKLRGSEVARAEVLPRFLMALNTGGVVAEIDGMETVDPSFGMPARWVASARRTEAEALGYVVVEPTTVVATHLLETLKSSASELLGRQEVQEMVETLKKSHPALVDEIIPGKVSLSVLHRVLQRLLRERVPIRDLVTILEALGDGAETTKDPEALTEVVRRALTNVIARIFADQTGTVRGITIGPRLESALVGLFSPRASQPNAPVLTPESLAGMLRDLNHLATTYAVDGRPLPLITPPSLRVGVRRLIEPVLPNLPVVSLAELPAQITLSSVATWEMSHG
- a CDS encoding cellulose synthase operon protein YhjQ/BcsQ; protein product: MSLPLLVPTAGGTASPSPRSQADALASTGGVKRTGGGDAIGPTTLLCASGRGGSGTTLLSALLAVAAAGEGHRVLLIDADDFVGPLAMTLGVSPRATWQDLRGGRATPADVATPVSATLTLVAGGAARRATEGAPALTAAERKACLRRLGSLTEGMDLVVIDCGSRLESVLAAITPHSGERLMAIASGSDPVGLAATYALCKAVAARHGALPVEVLVNRLEGSDATRCFDAIDTGARQFLGLSLRLAGAIPADPTLDAALRKGMPFPDAAVGSPAAVAAHDVVTRALTARPLSRSGV
- a CDS encoding FliA/WhiG family RNA polymerase sigma factor produces the protein MNNKLWQSYQAGNQTARDRLLEEHLGLVHHVARQVSRTLAVRADFDELVSAGTIGLMTALEGFDASRGLAFSTFAAPRIRGAILDELRKQDHVPRSIRRKTREITAAREAFQRVSGRAPEDRELAAQLGVDLETLWRWQADVEGAHHIPLDRAPGERENTTPVPAEVLTDGDDSGVEDSLTHEQEVSHLKDAILRLKEQERIVLSLYYFEELKLHEIAKVLELTESRVSQIRSKALSKLRVELKPLRDQVA